The Acidimicrobiales bacterium genomic interval CGCCAGCTTCGATGAGCGAAACCCGGCCGACCTCGATGTTTTCCTTGATGGAGAGGCGCAGGTCGTCAATGGCCGATGAGCGGGCATCGACCGCCCCTTCGCCTTCAGTCAGGACGGCGTTGGTCAACTCGTCGACGAGGGAGAGGAATCCGTCAGACTTCGCCGAGAAGTCGGTTTCGCACTTCAGGTGCACGAGGGCAGCCCGCTGACCATCAGCCACGAGACCAATGGCCCCCTCGACGTTGTCACGGTCCGAGCGGGTGGCCGCCTTGGCTAGACCCATTTCTCGGAGCATCTGCGCGGCGGCCTCGAAGTCGCCGTCGGACTCGATCAACGCCTTCTTGGCGTCCATCATCCCGGCGCCGGTGGCATCACGCAGTGCCTTGACGTCCTTGGCGGCGATATCAGCCATGGTCAGGCCTGCTCCTCGTCGGTGCCGGCCTCAGCGGCGGGCTCTTCAACAGCAGTCGCCTCGGCATCTTCCTCAACGGCGGACTCTTCAACAGCAGTCGCCTCGGCGACGGTGGCTACACGAACCTCGCGTTCGGCAGCGGCAGCAGCAGCCTCGTTGCGAGCCTGAGTCTGGGCAGCGGCTTTTTCCTCGCCGTCGAGCGTCGGACCATCGTCGTCGCCGCCACGGGCGTTCACGATGTAGCGACCCTCTTCGATGGCGTCAGCGACGACCCGGCAGAGCAGACGTCCCGAACGGATGGCGTCGTCGTTGCCGGGGATGAGGTGCTGGATGACGTCCGGGTTGCAGTCGGTATCGACCACGGCGACCACCGGGATGCCGAGCTTGTTGGCCTCGGTCACCGCAATGTGCTCCTTGACGGTGTCGAGAACGAAGATGGCGTCAGGCAGACGCTCCATGTGCTGGATGCCGCCGAGGTTCCGCTCGAGCTTCTCGAGCTCGCGGGAAAGCATCAGCGCCTCCTTCTTGGGCATCGCCTCGAACTCGCCGGAGTCGCGCATGCGCTGGTACTCCGACATCTTGGCGATCCGCTTGGAGATCGTCTGGAAGTTGGTCAACATGCCGCCCAGCCAACGCTGGTTCACGTACGGCATGCCGCACTTCTCGGCATAGGAGCGGATGGCCTCCTGGGCCTGGCGCTTGGTGCCGACGAACAGCACCCGGCCGCCGCCGGCGACGAGGTCACGGACGAAGGTGTAGGACGACTCGATCTGCTCAAGGGTCTGCTTGAGGTCGATGATGTAGATGCCGGACCGCTCGCCGTGGATGAACCGCCTCATCCTCGGGTCCCAACGGCGGGTCTGATGTCCGAAATGGACACCCGCTTCGAGCAACTGCTTCATTGTCACGACAGCCATGGTCGTGGTCTCCCTTCCCATCGGTTCGTCTCGCCCCCGCCTCGCGCCCGAAGGCGACCGTGGGTGGGTGGGGGTGAATTGGTCTGTGCCGACAATCGGTATGTCGGAACGGTGCCCGAGTGTACCGGTGGCCGGCCAACATCACTTCTGCTGCTTCCGCTTGGCGCCATCTCCAGCAGAGGCATCGTCGTCACCGAATGGCTTGCCCACAGCCTCGGACTCGCGGATTCAAGCGATGGCCTTATAGGCCATTCTGGTCAGCAACGATCTATGTCGTGGCCAGCAACCGCTGAGGAAGGAACCATCCTCGAGTAACCAGCTCGCGAGGTTGAGTTGGTCCTCAGCCAGTCGCGATCTGACAACTGTCGTTCTTGAGAGTGCCGTCCACATAGATGGTGCTGCACCAGAACGTCCGCCGGTCAACAAGGCCCTGAATGGACGCACCAGTCATGTTGACCGACTTCATGTCCGCCTCCATGAGCACGGCCGCAGTTA includes:
- the rpsB gene encoding 30S ribosomal protein S2 — encoded protein: MAVVTMKQLLEAGVHFGHQTRRWDPRMRRFIHGERSGIYIIDLKQTLEQIESSYTFVRDLVAGGGRVLFVGTKRQAQEAIRSYAEKCGMPYVNQRWLGGMLTNFQTISKRIAKMSEYQRMRDSGEFEAMPKKEALMLSRELEKLERNLGGIQHMERLPDAIFVLDTVKEHIAVTEANKLGIPVVAVVDTDCNPDVIQHLIPGNDDAIRSGRLLCRVVADAIEEGRYIVNARGGDDDGPTLDGEEKAAAQTQARNEAAAAAAEREVRVATVAEATAVEESAVEEDAEATAVEEPAAEAGTDEEQA
- the tsf gene encoding translation elongation factor Ts, with amino-acid sequence MADIAAKDVKALRDATGAGMMDAKKALIESDGDFEAAAQMLREMGLAKAATRSDRDNVEGAIGLVADGQRAALVHLKCETDFSAKSDGFLSLVDELTNAVLTEGEGAVDARSSAIDDLRLSIKENIEVGRVSLIEAGDGNMIDTYLHVQDGRGVNGVVVEGSGVDQETLHQVALHIAFAKPTTLTRDEVPSDLVDKERAALLEITKAEGKPEQAWDKIVEGRLTGWFRETVLLEQGLHGDKTSVGDTLAGGSIERFAQAYLGA